From Pseudanabaena sp. BC1403, the proteins below share one genomic window:
- a CDS encoding substrate-binding domain-containing protein, producing the protein MLQKLVVLTLSAIALQGLSSCTPETIAPKPTTTTTAANQTQASLKVGGSSSTVNLLNVLITSYTSTANTVKITQLEPGQSENIIDGVKLKVVDVGVISKVLKPKENDGTLEVREVAKDALVVATHPSVTGVKNLTTEDLKGIYSGTVTNWKQLGGPDAKIVLLDRPEDESAKRLLRKHYLGSELKNSPEAVVLRKEGELIKTIQSTPYSIGTFSVAQAVSQKLPVNRLILNGIEPTPENVKAGKYVMVREISMIWHKNPSEATQTFIEYIFSSSGINAIEQSGFIAVNSSAKK; encoded by the coding sequence ATGCTTCAAAAATTAGTTGTCCTCACTTTAAGTGCGATCGCGTTGCAAGGACTTTCTAGTTGCACGCCCGAAACTATTGCCCCCAAACCAACAACGACCACAACTGCGGCAAATCAAACCCAAGCCTCGCTTAAAGTGGGCGGGTCAAGCAGCACCGTCAACCTGCTAAATGTACTTATAACTAGCTACACAAGTACTGCCAACACTGTCAAAATTACGCAATTAGAACCAGGGCAATCTGAAAATATCATTGATGGGGTTAAACTGAAAGTTGTCGATGTCGGGGTAATTTCTAAAGTATTAAAGCCAAAAGAAAATGATGGGACTTTGGAAGTCCGTGAAGTCGCCAAAGATGCGCTTGTGGTTGCCACTCACCCTAGCGTTACGGGTGTTAAGAATCTTACCACCGAAGACCTCAAAGGCATTTATAGTGGAACTGTAACCAACTGGAAGCAACTAGGGGGGCCCGATGCAAAAATAGTGCTGCTCGATCGCCCAGAAGATGAATCAGCCAAACGACTACTTCGCAAACATTACCTAGGATCAGAGTTAAAGAATTCACCAGAAGCAGTCGTGCTCCGTAAAGAGGGGGAATTGATCAAGACCATCCAAAGCACACCTTACAGTATTGGCACTTTTTCTGTTGCTCAGGCAGTTTCTCAAAAGCTGCCCGTTAACCGCCTCATCCTTAATGGGATTGAACCGACACCAGAAAATGTCAAAGCAGGTAAGTATGTAATGGTGAGAGAGATTTCAATGATTTGGCATAAAAATCCTTCAGAGGCTACCCAAACTTTTATAGAATACATCTTCAGTTCGTCAGGAATAAATGCCATAGAGCAGTCTGGTTTTATTGCTGTGAACTCCAGCGCAAAAAAATAA
- a CDS encoding ABC transporter permease subunit (The N-terminal region of this protein, as described by TIGR01726, is a three transmembrane segment that identifies a subfamily of ABC transporter permease subunits, which specificities that include histidine, arginine, glutamine, glutamate, L-cystine (sic), the opines (in Agrobacterium) octopine and nopaline, etc.) produces the protein MPASNTKFATSWQNNLKTNFWNWRTITQLIFLVIVITCSILAWNTLARNMRNSGLAISFDFLGDPASFDIADSPFPYKASDSYTVALQVGLLNSLKAIAVSIISATVVGVTVGVSRLSNNWLVKQLARVYVEILRNTPLLLQLFFWYSAIFLTLPSASDRISLGFATLAKDGITIAALKMTLSSEFCALVLGLTMFSSAFIAEIVRGGILSVPKGQTEAAKALGLSNFQTMRKIVLPQALRVIIPSLTSQYVNIAKNSSLAIAIGYTDIYRIASTTINQTGRPVNVILIIMGVYLAMSLSISASMNLLNRQFQIVER, from the coding sequence ATGCCTGCAAGTAATACGAAGTTCGCGACAAGTTGGCAAAATAATTTAAAGACAAATTTCTGGAATTGGCGCACGATCACCCAATTAATTTTTTTAGTGATCGTAATTACTTGCAGCATTTTGGCATGGAATACCCTTGCTAGAAACATGCGAAATTCAGGGCTAGCGATTAGCTTTGATTTTCTCGGCGATCCTGCCTCCTTTGACATTGCCGATTCGCCATTCCCTTATAAGGCTTCGGATAGTTATACGGTTGCTTTGCAGGTCGGATTGCTGAATTCTCTGAAAGCGATCGCTGTCAGTATTATTTCCGCCACAGTTGTTGGAGTAACGGTTGGAGTTTCGCGGCTGTCGAATAATTGGCTAGTCAAGCAACTTGCGCGGGTTTATGTGGAAATCCTCCGTAATACACCACTACTATTACAACTATTTTTCTGGTACTCAGCCATCTTTTTGACGCTTCCATCTGCTAGCGATCGCATCTCGTTGGGATTTGCTACTCTCGCTAAAGATGGCATCACGATCGCGGCTTTAAAAATGACTTTGAGTTCGGAGTTTTGCGCTCTAGTCCTAGGCTTAACCATGTTTTCCAGTGCCTTCATTGCTGAAATTGTGCGTGGTGGAATTCTCTCAGTTCCTAAAGGTCAAACGGAAGCTGCTAAAGCTTTGGGATTAAGTAACTTCCAAACAATGCGAAAAATTGTTTTACCACAAGCATTGCGCGTCATTATTCCATCGTTGACTAGTCAATATGTGAACATTGCTAAAAATTCTAGTCTGGCGATCGCGATCGGTTATACCGATATTTATCGAATAGCATCTACAACAATTAATCAAACTGGCAGACCTGTAAATGTGATTCTGATTATCATGGGAGTATATCTCGCCATGAGTTTGAGCATTTCCGCAAGCATGAATTTACTCAATCGCCAGTTCCAAATTGTTGAGCGCTAA
- a CDS encoding TIGR04168 family protein, producing MSDSLIKIAVVGDVHDLWQPVEERLALQSLGVDLVLFVGDFGNESVEVVRAIANLDIPKAVILGNHDSWYSALDNSNNSKKNKCPYDRTKEDRVQQQLDILGEMHVGYSWLDFPELKLSVVGARPFSWGGSKWKKEVFYRDRYNIQNFAESSRRIAESVANAAYDKIIFLGHNGPYGLGNKEHSICGKDWKVGGGDYGDPDFAEALSQSYQMKKIVPLVTFGHMHHHLHLNSHRTRDAIATNNMGTIFLNAACSPRIVKNNDTDCRNFSIVSLESGQITQISLVWLNSHCQIVSEKILYQFSKV from the coding sequence ATGTCAGATTCGTTAATCAAAATAGCCGTTGTTGGGGATGTTCATGATTTGTGGCAGCCTGTTGAGGAGCGCTTAGCTCTCCAGTCTTTGGGAGTTGATTTAGTTCTATTTGTCGGTGACTTTGGTAATGAGTCAGTAGAAGTTGTAAGGGCGATCGCTAATCTTGATATTCCTAAAGCAGTTATTTTAGGCAATCATGACTCATGGTATAGCGCCTTAGATAATAGCAACAATTCCAAGAAAAACAAATGCCCATACGATCGCACTAAGGAAGATCGTGTGCAACAGCAATTAGATATTTTAGGCGAAATGCATGTCGGTTATAGTTGGTTAGACTTTCCTGAATTAAAGCTCTCCGTGGTCGGCGCACGTCCATTTAGTTGGGGAGGTTCTAAATGGAAAAAAGAAGTTTTTTATCGCGATCGCTATAACATCCAAAACTTTGCAGAATCGTCAAGACGTATTGCCGAATCTGTTGCTAATGCTGCCTATGACAAAATAATCTTTTTAGGGCATAATGGCCCTTATGGACTGGGAAATAAGGAGCATTCTATTTGTGGCAAAGATTGGAAGGTTGGCGGCGGTGACTATGGAGATCCCGATTTTGCAGAAGCGCTTTCTCAATCCTATCAAATGAAAAAAATAGTTCCCTTAGTTACATTTGGGCATATGCATCACCATTTGCATCTCAATTCTCATCGTACTCGTGACGCGATCGCAACTAACAATATGGGGACTATTTTTCTGAATGCCGCTTGTTCTCCGAGAATTGTCAAAAACAATGATACAGATTGCCGTAACTTCTCTATCGTCAGCTTAGAATCTGGTCAGATCACCCAAATATCTCTTGTATGGCTAAATTCGCACTGTCAAATAGTTAGCGAGAAGATTTTATACCAATTCTCGAAAGTATAG